The bacterium sequence CGGCAAAGCGGCTATCCTTTGGCGGGTTAAAACCAAGATACCAATTATTTCGGCTCCGGTAGCTGGAGATGGCGCCATATTTGTGCCCTCGCCAAACCGGAGAGTATTGGTTTATGGTGCTGAAACAGGCAAACGTATCGGACGCCTTTGGGTTGATGCTATGCCCGACAATGGTCTCGCGCTGGGAGGGGGACTTTTAGCTATTGCCGGTCGTGGTGAGTTTAATCGCATTAGGGTATATGATTACCATGAAGGCACATTTCTCTGGGACAGGGATTCCGAACGCTCTTTCGCCGCGCCTATTCTTGTTGACAGCATCCTATATTTCGCTATATCTACCGGTGCGATATTCTCTCTCGATGCTCGCACTGGAGAGAAGAATTGGCGCTATAAGATAGACGGGGCAGTTATCGACCATGAGCCAGCTTTCCGAGACAGCCTACTTTTCCTTGTGGACTCAAACAAGCGACTCTTAGCTCTCTCCGCTGATTCGGGCACAGTTCGTTGGTCGCTCGATTTACCATCCCCACCCTCTGGACAAGCTGTAGTCATCCCAGACCATGTTATTGTTTCAACAATGTCCGGCAAAATTCTTGCGGTTTTACTCGATGGTTCGGTGCGTGTTTCCATCGATGCTCCCGGCGAGCTTGGTTCCCCTGTTGCTTGTTCGGGTCCGACAATATATGGTGTAACCAAAAAAGGAATTGTTTTCGCTGGAGACCTTGGTCATGGAGGCATTCTATGGCAAACAAACCTCAGCGCACCAGTTATTGCGCCACCCGTCATTTGGGGTAAACAAATTGTTATCGTTACAGCCGAGGGCAAAATTTATCTGCTCTATTTTTCCGACGGTGCGATCGAACATACAATTGATCTTGAAGAGCCTGTTACAGCCCCACCGATTATCTATAATTCCAATTTATATATTGCAACAGAAACCGGCGAACTTATAGCCATTACTAGAAATATACAATCTTTGGAGCACAACAATGAATGAAATAGACCCGAGAGACCAAAGACAGATAAGAATTGCCAAACTTGAAAAACTCCGCGAGACCGGGATAGATCCCTATCCATCGAGGATTGCTGAAGGCCGAGTGACAATCGAATTTGTTCTTCACGAATGGGAACAACTAAAGCAAATAACCGACGAATCCGGCCAAGTAATCCGTGCTGGTTCTGTCGTGCATTTAGCTGGAAGGATAACCGCGCTTCGTATCCACGGTAAATCCATGTTTATCGGTATTGCCGATGGAACGGGCTCGTTTCAGCTATACCTTCGCATGAACACCCTTCTCGAACATAACCCGGAAGATACCGACAATTATATACGCGCAAAAGACCTCGATCTTGGGGACTTTATTTCTGCAACGGGTGAGCTATTTACTACAAGAACTGGTGAACCAACCCTCGCGGCCCAAAAATGGGAACTCGCGGCTAAGACACTTCTCCAACTCCCTGAAAAATACCATGGTCTCACCGACCCCGACCTTCGTCTTCGACAAAGATATTTGGATCTTCTCTCGAATCCTGAGGTTAAATATAATTTACAAAAGCGTGCGCTTATTATAAAAACTATCCGCACATATCTCGAGGAAGAAGGCTATATCGAGCTTGAAACTCCTACACTGACTTCTCTTTATGGGGGCGCGGCAGCACGCCCATTTACTACTCATCACAACGCTCTCGATATCGACCTTTACCTTCGGATAGCCACAGAGCTTTACCTAAAACGACTTATCGTGGGTGGCTTCGAGCGGATTTTTGAGATGGGTAAGGTTTTTCGCAACGAAGGAATAGATCGTAATCACAACCCGGAGTTCACACTTCTGGAGCTCTATGAGGCCTTCGCCGATTATAACCGCATGATGCAAATCGCCGAAGGACTCGTGGTAGCATCTGCTGTTGAAGTAGCCAAGTTTGGCGAGAAAAATAAAGAAAATTACATAAGAACTCTCGCCGATGGAACCGTCGTTATCGAGAGGGAGAACGCAATAATCACCTTCAATCGTCCATTCGAGCGCATCAGCTTTGTGGATTCGATTATCGAGCTTACCAGCATTGATGTCCTTAACGCGGAAAAAACTGAACTAATTGAATTTTTCAAATCTCATGATATAGATTTCGATCCTAAGACTCCATTTTGGCCTTTGGTTGACAAGCTTTTTTCGGAAACTGTCGAGCCAAAGCTTATAAAACCTACTTTCGTCCTCGACTATCCCGTAGGCCTTTCGCCTCTGGCCAAACGCAAGGCCGATGCGCCAGAACTTACTGAACGCTTCGAACTTTTCATTGGCGGAGTAGAGATTGCCAATGCATTCAGCGAGCTTAACGATCCCCTCGACCAACGCGGGCGTATGGAAGCACAGCTTCTTCAGCGTGCCGAGGGCGATGAAGAAGCACCAAACCAAATCGACGAGGATTTCCTCACAGCCCTCGAACATGGAATGCCACCGACAGGTGGCATGGGTATCGGTATTGGAAGGCTTGTTACCTTACTCTCTGGTGCTCATAGTCTCAAAGAAGTTATACCATTTCCA is a genomic window containing:
- a CDS encoding PQQ-binding-like beta-propeller repeat protein translates to MRIWTLTYSVLVVALLTLSCAARFSIPRELPSEENQWRAVRGDNSGWAYAGEGTGKAAILWRVKTKIPIISAPVAGDGAIFVPSPNRRVLVYGAETGKRIGRLWVDAMPDNGLALGGGLLAIAGRGEFNRIRVYDYHEGTFLWDRDSERSFAAPILVDSILYFAISTGAIFSLDARTGEKNWRYKIDGAVIDHEPAFRDSLLFLVDSNKRLLALSADSGTVRWSLDLPSPPSGQAVVIPDHVIVSTMSGKILAVLLDGSVRVSIDAPGELGSPVACSGPTIYGVTKKGIVFAGDLGHGGILWQTNLSAPVIAPPVIWGKQIVIVTAEGKIYLLYFSDGAIEHTIDLEEPVTAPPIIYNSNLYIATETGELIAITRNIQSLEHNNE
- the lysS gene encoding lysine--tRNA ligase; protein product: MNEIDPRDQRQIRIAKLEKLRETGIDPYPSRIAEGRVTIEFVLHEWEQLKQITDESGQVIRAGSVVHLAGRITALRIHGKSMFIGIADGTGSFQLYLRMNTLLEHNPEDTDNYIRAKDLDLGDFISATGELFTTRTGEPTLAAQKWELAAKTLLQLPEKYHGLTDPDLRLRQRYLDLLSNPEVKYNLQKRALIIKTIRTYLEEEGYIELETPTLTSLYGGAAARPFTTHHNALDIDLYLRIATELYLKRLIVGGFERIFEMGKVFRNEGIDRNHNPEFTLLELYEAFADYNRMMQIAEGLVVASAVEVAKFGEKNKENYIRTLADGTVVIERENAIITFNRPFERISFVDSIIELTSIDVLNAEKTELIEFFKSHDIDFDPKTPFWPLVDKLFSETVEPKLIKPTFVLDYPVGLSPLAKRKADAPELTERFELFIGGVEIANAFSELNDPLDQRGRMEAQLLQRAEGDEEAPNQIDEDFLTALEHGMPPTGGMGIGIGRLVTLLSGAHSLKEVIPFPLLKPKSIEHA